A single Bufo bufo chromosome 6, aBufBuf1.1, whole genome shotgun sequence DNA region contains:
- the LOC121003553 gene encoding gastrula zinc finger protein XlCGF53.1-like, giving the protein MDRDKMAESIINLTLEILFRLTGEDYTVVKKTSSERCQDPVSEDWGRTQSPIMGPPPHPLIHEEINREKILELTNKMIELLTGEVPIRCQDVTVYF; this is encoded by the exons atggacagggacaagatggcagagagtataataaatctcaccctagagatcctcttccggcttactggagag gactacacagtagtgaagaagacctctagtgagcgctgtcaggacCCTGTGTCTGAAGATTGGGGAAGAACCCAGAGCCCAATCATGGGacctccacctcaccccctgatacatgaggaaatcaatagagagaagatcctagaactcaccaacaagatgattgagctgctgactggagag gttcctataaggtgtcaggatgtcaccgtctatttc